The Metallosphaera hakonensis JCM 8857 = DSM 7519 genome includes the window CTTGAGGAGGAACAGTGAAAATCGATAGAGTGACCTTGGGTGGATAAATTGTGACGGGCACATATTGTGTCACGTTAACCTGACTGTAATGAATTATAACAGGAATGTAATAAGTTCCAGGAGTGGCATTGGGATAAACGTTAGCTGTTACGGATCCCTCATTAATTTGACCAGCGGGGATTATTCCTAGCATCAAAGAGTTTTGAGTGAACTGGATTGGAAACTCTGAACTGTTGAAATAAAGTGAAACGTTGAGCGCATTAACGTCTCCCAGATTTCTCACTATGAACGTTAGAGGTAAGTTGGTCTGGCCAGGGGCAGCAGTGAGTAGAGAAGATGAGGAACCCCAAAGGCTGGAAACAGAGAACGTCTCATAACCTACCACTGGCACAGTTATGAATGTATTAATAGTCTCGCCAGAGAAGTACTCTATTTCGGCAGGAATCTGGTACACTCCCGAGGTCGCGTTGGGGTAGACTGAGGCGTAAGTTGTGACCTCAATGGGCTGTCCTGGAGGTAGGTAACCCACGTTGAGGTAGTTCTGCATGAATCTCACAGGATAAGTTGAGGTAAGCAGTATTGAGGCGTTGGACAACTGGACGTTTCCCTGATTGTCAATGATCAAGGTTATTGGAACGTTGTTGTCCCCAGGTGCCACAAGTTGAGGAGATGAGGGAGCACCCCATACTGCCTGCACTGAGGCTCTAGCGTAGCCTAGAATGGAAACAGGGACATAGATGGTCTGTTTTTCACCAAAGTAGTTAACCGTACCCACAATATAGTAAACTCCTGGTGAAGCATTTGAATAGACTGAGGTGATCAATGTGGTCTCAGAATAAAGGCCGGCTGGGATAATACCCATGTAGCCTGACTGTTGTAGGAAATGCAAGGGATAATCATTTTGAGGAAATGTGATAGAGACGTTATCTACGTTAACGTCGCCTAGGTTGCTCAAGATTATGGTAAGCGGTTGCCTGGCACTTCCAGCGCTAACAACTAATGGATTGCTTGAACTGCCCCAAAGGGAACTCGCTGAGAAGTTCGTGTAACCGGTTATTGGAATTGAGACCGTAGTGAAAAGTTTAGATGTAGAGAAGTACTCTATTTCGGCAGGAATCTGGTACACTCCCGAGGTCGCGTTGGGGTAGACTGAGGCGTAAGTTGTGACCTCAATGGGCTGTCCTGGAGGTAGGTAACCCACGTTGAGGTAGTTCTGCATGAATCTCACAGGATAAGTTGAGGTAAGCAGTATTGAGGCGTTGGACAACTGGACGTTTCCCTGATTGTCAATGATCAAGGTTATTGGAACGTTGTTGTCCCCAGGTGCCACAAGTTGAGGAGATGAGGGAGCACCCCATACTGCCTGCACTGAGGCTCTAGCGTAGCCGAGAATGGCCACTGAAGAATTCAATGTTTTGTGGAAGTGGCCATATAATCCGATGGGACCCGAGACCTTAACGCTTATGTTATAGACACCTTGAGATGCGGTATTCTCTATGTTGTAGTAGTAGATTACGCTGATCGCTTGTCCTGGACTCCATTGGAGTATGGATATATTTTGAGTATTGTTATAATAATTTATGAGTTGAAACGGATAAACGCTAAATCCAGTAATGTTGACGTTTGTTAGTGTAAAGCCATTGGCGTTAATTAATGTGAAGTTGATGGGAACGTCGGTCATTCCTGGAGCTAAGGGTTCCTCCAGGGGTTTAGCGTACATAATGAAATGAAATTGCGGTGAGTAAATCCCAAATCCAAGGGAAGTCATCCCGAAAAAAGAGGAAAGAAGCATTAGTCCTATTATCGCCTTTACATATATCGATCTAAACTTCATGAGTGCTAAAGATATATCTTTAGTATTTAAAGTCATGGACATAGTGGTTTAGAGTAAACCTAAAAAATAAGGATAGAAAGATGATGACGTTGAATCTGAAGGACTTTAGATACGTAGGTTAGCTGGTCAACTATTATCGATGGGACGAAGAAAGTCTAGCTTAGAGCAAAAGGAACCATGTAAATTGCTACGGCTATTCAACTTCGATGTGTCTTGGATATTTTCATTGTATTTGGTATATTACTTACGTATATCTCAAAAAATTAACCCATATTCTGTATCTCTCGTGATAACTTGTTATAAAATGAAAACAATCTTGCTACTCTCGGATTCCCAGCGTGACCAGGGAAAATTGTAAGACCGCTGTGAATTATCTTGGGATAGATTACGCGTAACTTCTCAGTGTGCCATATGTGGTACATTTAACTCAACAGGGTGGATCGAATCCTTATTTCCCCTTTAGCTCCCAATAAGCCTTTTCAAACGATTGATTTATTATACTGAGGTAATGATTCAGGTTCTTTATTTCATCGAGCTTTATTGAAACTAGGAACACGTTAGTCGAACCGTTTTTGCTATAAAAGGATATATCAGGGGGCTGAGCCTTTATTCCCTTGAACTCGTCTTCAATAATATTACGAACCCTTTCCATGAGTACGTTTCCAGGTACATCTGCATTTACAGTGAGCTGATACGGATATACAAGTTTGTCTTCCTCCCTCAACTTAGTGAAAACGGTATTCCCTAAAAACGCCGAATTCGGGACTTTCACAAGATTACCAGTCACAGTGCGCACTTCGGTGAATAATAGGGTCACTCTCTCAGCCTCTCCCACTATTGGTGGAGACCAAATCCATGACTGCAAA containing:
- a CDS encoding COG1361 S-layer family protein produces the protein MKFRSIYVKAIIGLMLLSSFFGMTSLGFGIYSPQFHFIMYAKPLEEPLAPGMTDVPINFTLINANGFTLTNVNITGFSVYPFQLINYYNNTQNISILQWSPGQAISVIYYYNIENTASQGVYNISVKVSGPIGLYGHFHKTLNSSVAILGYARASVQAVWGAPSSPQLVAPGDNNVPITLIIDNQGNVQLSNASILLTSTYPVRFMQNYLNVGYLPPGQPIEVTTYASVYPNATSGVYQIPAEIEYFSTSKLFTTVSIPITGYTNFSASSLWGSSSNPLVVSAGSARQPLTIILSNLGDVNVDNVSITFPQNDYPLHFLQQSGYMGIIPAGLYSETTLITSVYSNASPGVYYIVGTVNYFGEKQTIYVPVSILGYARASVQAVWGAPSSPQLVAPGDNNVPITLIIDNQGNVQLSNASILLTSTYPVRFMQNYLNVGYLPPGQPIEVTTYASVYPNATSGVYQIPAEIEYFSGETINTFITVPVVGYETFSVSSLWGSSSSLLTAAPGQTNLPLTFIVRNLGDVNALNVSLYFNSSEFPIQFTQNSLMLGIIPAGQINEGSVTANVYPNATPGTYYIPVIIHYSQVNVTQYVPVTIYPPKVTLSIFTVPPQVFPGFYDVRVGVLLTNYGSATAQNSYLILRSPFPVVSQSNVTVGAIPPGTPLNISFLINVPDNFKPGSYQLNFTVFYDGGSYTKPYTLTVYPKANLSIVNVIYSPLQPGDTKVPITLVLKNVGNVTAKNVRAVLGTSDVIYPHVSSSNPLQGLTASEASLGDIAPGQEINVTYVVDVSGGASVGSYPLTLTLVWNQTGSFVPFVQNDHFTVNVSPPLTTVLLENPAFYIAIIIVIIIVVVALVLVRRKK